In Kineosporia sp. NBRC 101731, the genomic window CTCCAGATCGGCGACCTCGTCGCGCAGGGCCAGGGCCACCTGCCGGGCGGTCTGCGCCGGGGGCAGGTCGTCGCGCACGAACGACCAGCGCAACATCGTCACCGGCCCGGTCAGCATGCCCTTCACCGGCCGGTCGGTGAGCGACTGGGCGTACGAGGTCCAGGCCACCGTCATCGGTTCCGGGCGCGAGACGTCACCCACGATCACCGGCGGACGCACGTAGCGGGTCCCGTACGACTGCACCCACCCGTGCCGGGTGGACACGAAACCCGCCAGCTGCTCGGCGAAGTACTGCACCATGTCGTTGCGCTCGGGCTCACCGTGCACCAGCACGTCCAGACCCAGCGTCTCCTGCAGGCGGATGACGTGCTCGACCTCGGCGCGCATCCGCTGCTCGTAGTCCGGGCGGGACAGTTCGCCGCGACGCCAGTTGGCCCGGGCCCGGCGCAGCGCCCGGGTCTGCGGGAACGAGCCGATCGTGGTGGTGGGCAGATCCGGCAGGTTCAGCCGTTCCGCCTGCCGGGCAGCCCGTTCCGGGTAAGGGTGGGCCCGTTGCGCGTCGGCGGCCGACACCTGCGCGGCGCGCTCGCGCACCCGGGGGTCGTTCGTCATCGCCGAGGCCCGGCGGTTCTCGAGAACCTGCTGGTTGCGGTCCAGCTCGTCCGCGATCGTCGCCGGGCCGGCCGTGATGCCGCGGGCCAGCAGCACCACTTCGTCGAGCTTCTGGCGGGCGAAGGCGAACCAGCTGCGGACGTCGGGCGCCAGATCGGTCTCGAGGCTCACGTCGAGGGGGACGTGCAGGAGGGAGCAGGACGACGAGACCACGATCTCGTCGGCCAGGCCGGACAGCGTGGTCAGCAGCCCGAGCTGCCGACGCAGGTCGGCGGCCCAGACGTTGCGGCCGTCCACCACCCCGGCCACCAGGCGCTTGCCGGGCAGGCCACCCACGGCGTCGAGTTCCCCGACGTTCGCGGCCCCCGGGCCGGTGAGATCCAGTGCGATCCCCTCGACCGGGGCGTCCCGCAGCAGCGGCATCGCCTCTCGCACCACCCCGAAATAGGTAGCCAGCAGCAGCTTCGGCCGGTTCTCGAGGGTGCCGAGCCGGTCGATCGCGGTGGCGAGGGCGTCGAGCACCGTCGGCGGCTGGTCCTGCGCCAGCACCGGCTCGTCCAGTTGCACCCACGAGACCCCCTCGGCCGCGAGCTCGGTGAGGGCCTGTTCGTAGACGGGCAGCAGCTCCTCGAGCAACGACATCGGGTCGAAGTCCGGGTCCACACCGGGTGCCGGCTTGGCCAGCCGCAGAAAGGTCACCGGTCCCACGAGTACCGGCCGGGCGTCCAGGCCCAGCGTGCGGGCCTGCTGGTACTCGCGGCGCGGCTTGCTCAGGTCGAGCGTGAAGGTGGTGTCGGGGCGCAGTTCCGGCACCAGGTAGTGGTAGTTCGTGTCGAACCACTTCGTCATCTCCAGCGGGGCCACGCCGGCCGTGCCCCGGGCCATCGCGAAGTAGCGCTCCAGGCCGTCGGTCACCGCCCGGTGCCGCTCCGGCACCGCCCCGACCAGGCAGATGGTGTCGAGCACCTGGTCGTAGAGCGAGAAGTCGTTGCAGGGGACGTCGGTCAGGCCGGCGGCCTGCAGGGTCTCGAAGACCTCCCGGCGCTGCGCCACCACGGTGCGCTCGAGGTTGTAGCCGCTCAGCTCACCGCGCCAGTAGGCCTCGATCGCCTTCTTCATCGCGCGGTTGCGGCCGATCCGGGGATGGCCGAGGACGGTGGCGGGCAGGGGGCCGCCCGGGAATCTCGTACGGGTCACGTGCTCTCTCCTCGCGAGCTCGGTCACGACCGATGGCTCTCCAGGCAGCACGGAGCGACACCCCTGATCGGGGTGGAGGTCCGCCGAAGCCCGCCCACGAGGCCCACCGGTCACCCGCGGGCCGACGGCCCACGGCGTCACTGGCAGGTCTTCGGACTCGCGGGCACACGCCTTCCGGCGTACCTACTGGCCGTCGCTTCCCGGACGCTCTCGCGCCCAGTGCTCATGACGGCGGTCGTTCCCGCTCACCGCTGCGGGGCAGTCCCGGAATCGCACCGGGTTCCCTCTTACGACGGCGTACCTGGCGGGCACGACGAACCAGCAACCAGGCGACTATAGGCGGGCCGCAGGGTTCGGTGCCCACCCGCGTCCCTCCTTCTTGCCCTCCGGGCGGGAAGCAGAATGTACCCGCATGGCAACAAGGGGTGTGTAAGCCGTCAAAACGACTTATGGTCCGCTACATGGCTGGGTTTTCTGAGAGGTACGGGCCGGGGGTGCCCAAGGAACTGGATCGCTATCTGGTTCCGAGCGAGGAGATCGTCTTCCTCCTGCGCCGGCACTGGGTGGTGCTCGCCGAGCCGTTCCTGACGACGATGCTCGGTCTGCTGCTGCTGGCCGTGGTGGGTGGTCTGGTCGGTGAGCCGGTGTCGACCATCCTGACGGTGGGCTGGCTGCTGCTGCTCTCCCGCCTGATCCTGGTGGCCTGGGAGTGGTGGTACGAGCTGGTCGTGGCGACCGACAAGCGGCTGATGCTGGTGCACGGCATCGTCACCCGCAAGGTCGACATCATGCCGATGGGCAAGGTCACCGACATGCGGTACGACCGCACGGTGACGGGTCAGGTCTTCGGCTACGGCAAGTTCGTGATGGAGTCCGCCGGTCAGGACCAGGCGCTGAGCACCATCAACTACATTCCCGACTCCGACCTGCACTACCAGCAGATCTCGCAGCTGATCTTCGCCCCGGGCGAGCCGCGCCTGACCAAGGGCACGCGTAGTTCCCGGGTGCCGGTGACGGAGCCCGAAGACGCCTGGTGGCGGCGCAAGGACTGAGTTCGCACCTCACGGATCACCGCCGGAAACCCGGTCCTGATCCGCTGAGGTGGGCGCACATCCGGGCCGGGTCGGCCTGATCGCGGGCTGACTGTTGGCGGGCTGACTGTTGGCGGGCTGATTGGCCGCGGCCTGATCGGCCATGGCCTCGGTCAACCCGCCGATATTGCCGCCGCGCGGATATTGCGCGACACCTCATCGGTGCCGGCCTCGGTGACGCTGCGGTTCATCCCGCGATGGTGGCACTCTGCTCGATCGCGAGGGCGATCGTGGTGCGGGACCAGTGCGGTGACCACGAAGGTTGGGCACCTTCCCGTTCGTGATCATGCAAACCTTCCCCGGCGAAGTGGGGGCATCTCCCGGCCTCCCTCGGGGCTGCGGGATTGCATGACCACGAATGAAGGACTGTCGGCGAACGTCGGTGGCCACCGCACTGGATGATGCGCGAGATCGTCCCGGCCTCCTTGCTGATGGCACCGATCGATCCGCCGGTATCGACCTTGAGGGTCTACACGCGGTGCGGGACGTCCTCGATGGGCTGGATAGGCCCGGTGGCCCGGTGGCCCGGTGGCCCGGTGGTCTGGGTGGCCCGGGGTGGCCCTGAGCTGCCCGGGCGGTGACCTGTGCTCGAGTTGCCCGGACGCACCGGCCGGCGCCGGCGCCACGTCACCGATCGTGCGGATCCCTCAGGATCCCCCAGGTTCCCCCAGACTGAATTGCCGTACGAGATGTGGCATCGGCATCAGGCCCGACGGGTTGAAGGCGCCCGGGGCGCGATCTAGGTTGACGAAGAAGATTCTTTGAACAGAAAGAGTGAGGTCACGCGTGAAGCTCGGTTACAAGGCATCGGCAGAGCAGTTCGCTCCCGGTCAGCTGGCGGACTTCGCCGTGCAGGCCGAGGACCAGGGCCTGGACTCGGTGTGGATCTCCGACCACTTCCAGCCGTGGCGGCACGTCGACGGGCATGCTCCCTCGGCCCTGGTGTGGCTGCCCTGGGTGGCGGCCCGGACGCAGCGGGTCCAGCTGGGCACGAGTGTGCTCACGCCCACCCTGCGCTACAACCCGGCCGTGATCGCCCAGGCGTTCGCCACCCTGGGCTGTCTGGCCCCGGGCCGGGCGATCCTGGGCATCGGTACCGGTGAGGCCCTGAACGAGACGGCCGTAGGGGTGAACTTCCCGGAGACCCGCGAGCGCTTCGCCCGCCTGCGCGAGGCGGTGCGCCTGATCAAGCAGTTGTGGTCGGAAGAACGCGTGACGTTCGAGGGCGAGTACTACCGCCTGCACGACGCCACCGTGTACGACCGGCCCGAGCAGCCGGTGCCGATCTACATCGCCGGCGGCGGGCCGGGTGTGACCAAGTACGCCGGGCGCGCGGGCGACGGGTACATCTGCACCTCGGGCAAGGGCATGGGTCTCTACGAGGAGACCTTGCTGCCGGCCCTGAAGGAGGGGCTGGAGGCGTCGCAGCGGCCTTTCGAGGCCATCGACAAGACCATCGAGATCAAGCTGAGCTTCGACGAGGACCCGGCCCAGGCCCTGGAGAACACCCGGTTCTGGGCGCCGCTGTCGCTCTCTGCGGATCAGAAGGCGTCGGTGCACGACCCGGTCGAGATGGCCCGCCTGGCTGACGAACTACCGATCGAGCAGGTGGCCAAGCGCTGGATCGTGGCCTCCGACCCGAACGAGGTGGTGGCCGCGGTGAAGAACTACACCGACGCCGGGTTCACCCACCTGGTGTTCCACGCCCCCGGCCACGACCAGGAGCGCTTCCTCACCCAGTTCACCCAGGACGTCGTGCCGCTGTTGCGCAAGATCTGATCGACGCGGCACCCACAGCGAACCGGCCGGGGTACACCCCGGCCGGTTCGCTGTGTCGTGGGGAGCTCAGATGTCGGGGGGAGCTCAGATCTCGATGGTGCGCTCGAGGTTGGCCAGCTTGTGCCGGGCCATCGCCAGGTTCGAGCGCTGCTTGTCCAGGGCCAGGTAGAGGAACAGGCCGGCGCCGGACTTGTCGGTGATCAGGCGGATCAGGTGGTACTGGGTGTCCAGCGTGATCAGGATGTCCTCGATGTTCTCGCGCAGGCGCAGGGCGTCCATGGTGCGCAGCTTGGCCCGCACGACTTCGGTGTTACCGGCCGCCGCCACTTCGAGGTTCAGGGTGTTGCCCCCGGCCTGACCGAGTGTCATGCCGCTGGTGTGGTCCACGAGAGCGACGCCGATGGCCCCGTCGATCTGCATGGCTTCCTTCAGAATGGTGTCGATGTTGGACACGTATTCCTCTTCCTTCCGGCCGTCGCGGTCGGGGCTGGTGGAGCGCGGTTGCGGTTCCGTGGTGCGGAAACACCAGCCGATCCAGAACAGGGTCCGGCTGCGAGATGACTCTCTGGTGTCACCTTCGGCAGTTCGGCCAGGTAAACGATCGGCTGTTCGAGGGTAGCTGCGACTCAAGGTGTCCGTGGTGGAACTGGCTGTGAATTATGCAGGTCAGGGGCCCGACTGATGACGTTTCCGGCGGCTTTGGGGGGAAATTCTTCGAACAAATGTTCGATTTTGCGGTAAGATGGACGTAGTTTGAAGGACTGGGAGACAGGGGCCTGGGGATGTCCGAGATCAAGACGTCGCTTCCGTCAATCATTGCGTTCATCAGTACACCGGGGGCCCAGCGCGGGCGTGTGCCCGCGCAACTGCGGGCCATGTACGAAGACCCGACGCGCCATCCGTGGCGCTACTACGACCCGATCGTCACGGCGATCGCCACCGGCCTGCGGCGTGACCGGCTGCGCTACGAGCTTGACGTCGCCGTCACCCGCGCGCAGGACCGCTCCGAGACCGACCGGCGGTGCCGGGGGCAGGCCACGCACTACGCCGAGATCCAGGAGGGCATGCTCAAGGTGCGCCGCCGGGTGGGCCCGGTGAACGTCTTCGTGGCCCCGACCGGCGCCTGGCGGCACGGCGACCTACGGGTCACCGTGTCACCGCACCTCCTGGTCGAACGTCGTAACGGTTTGCTGGAGGCCTGGTTCCTGCACCTCAAGGCCAATCGCCTGACTCAGTCCACGGCCGACGGCGCCTTGGTCATCATGGGCGATGCCCTGCGTGCGATCGGCTGTGACGCCACCCCCCGCATTATCGACGTGCGTTCGGGTACCACGGGTTTCGCCCTCAGCCGCACACGTGACGTGCGCATGCTGAACGCCTATGTGCGCTCCGAGGCCGAGGCGTTCACGAGCCTGTGGGAGGCCCGGGCGGCGGCCTGAGAGCAGATCCGCCGAACGTCCCGGTCCTGAGCTGAGCGTCGGCGGGCCGGGGCGTTCGGCTGGGACCGCTTCTCACGGGGCATCGAAAGGTTCCGCCCAACCGCCGCACGGCCGGTTCCTCCGGGCAAGATCAGTTCTTAGCCTTGCAGGGCATCCCGGGCAGGGCGGATCGTCTGGGACGCACCTGCTCACCCCGTACCCGGCCTCTGCCAGCAGGGCATTCGTCTCAACCCCCAGAACGACGTCATCATTCTAGGTGGGCGGCACGTCAGGTAGTTTGAGGGAGTTCAGGGTCCGGTCGTCAGTCCAGTCCGTAGATCGCCCGGGCGTTGCCGTGCCCGATGAGCTCGGCGACGCGCAGGCATTCCCCGGCCGGCCAGCCGTGCTCGCGCATGTTCTCGGTCAGTACGGCGGTCGTGGCCGTGCGCCACTGCCGGGCCCCGAGGAAGGTCAGTTCTGGTAGACCGATGCCGTCGCTGGAGTAGAGGAGCTTGCCGAAGGGGGCCAGTTCCAAGGCCTCCCGCACGGCGGTGACGGCCGAGGTGCCGATGTGGTTCGAGGTCAGCCCGACATCGAAGTAGACGTGAGGGAGCACGGCCGCGAGATAGCCGGCCTGCCGCACGAACGGATAGGTGTGCAGCAGCACGACCGGGCCACCGAGGTCGGCCGCCCGCACCAGAAGGTCTTGCAACGCCAGCGGATCGCTGTCGCGCAGCAGCAGGTCGGGATCGCCGAAACCGGTGTGGAACTGCAGGGGCCGGCCGTCGCGCAGGGCCCACCAGATGAGGTGCCGCTGAATCGTCCGGTCGGTCAGGCGGGGTGGGGTGTCCTGCGTGCGGACGATGTCCCGCCAGTCTCGCAGGGCGGTCTCGACATCCTGCGCGGCCGGCGGTTCGGCGGGAAGTCGCAGTCCGCCCCGGTAGGCCGCCACACTCTTGAATCCCACGGCGGACGAGGCTGATTCCCGCAGAAGGGCGTCCAGCGAGGCCAGCCCTTCCAGGTCCGAGGAGACCCAGCGTTCAGCGACCGACTCCAGGCGCAACAACGTCCGTACGCGGGTATCACTCAGCCGGGCCAGCTCGGCGTCGGGAATCAGGCGATCGCCGGTGTATCCGATGTCGACCAGCAGGTCGCTCGCCCCGGCGGCGGTCAGGAAACGCCGGTTCACCTCGTCCGGGCCGAGCTCGGTACGGCGGGCGACGTAGGCGGCGGGGGAGGCGAACGCGGGCAGGTCGAGCAGCGGGGCGCACCAGTTGCGCACGGCGAAACCCAGCTGCGAGTCGAACACCGTGGCGGGGCGGGCCGGGGGCAGATAGGCCTCGGTGAGGGCGACCTCGAGCTCATCCTCGGTGAGGTTCTCGCCCACCACGCTGTGCACATGATGATCGACGAGCCGGATGCGGTTGATCGCGGCGCGCAGG contains:
- a CDS encoding PH domain-containing protein, with amino-acid sequence MAGFSERYGPGVPKELDRYLVPSEEIVFLLRRHWVVLAEPFLTTMLGLLLLAVVGGLVGEPVSTILTVGWLLLLSRLILVAWEWWYELVVATDKRLMLVHGIVTRKVDIMPMGKVTDMRYDRTVTGQVFGYGKFVMESAGQDQALSTINYIPDSDLHYQQISQLIFAPGEPRLTKGTRSSRVPVTEPEDAWWRRKD
- the metE gene encoding 5-methyltetrahydropteroyltriglutamate--homocysteine S-methyltransferase — its product is MTRTRFPGGPLPATVLGHPRIGRNRAMKKAIEAYWRGELSGYNLERTVVAQRREVFETLQAAGLTDVPCNDFSLYDQVLDTICLVGAVPERHRAVTDGLERYFAMARGTAGVAPLEMTKWFDTNYHYLVPELRPDTTFTLDLSKPRREYQQARTLGLDARPVLVGPVTFLRLAKPAPGVDPDFDPMSLLEELLPVYEQALTELAAEGVSWVQLDEPVLAQDQPPTVLDALATAIDRLGTLENRPKLLLATYFGVVREAMPLLRDAPVEGIALDLTGPGAANVGELDAVGGLPGKRLVAGVVDGRNVWAADLRRQLGLLTTLSGLADEIVVSSSCSLLHVPLDVSLETDLAPDVRSWFAFARQKLDEVVLLARGITAGPATIADELDRNQQVLENRRASAMTNDPRVRERAAQVSAADAQRAHPYPERAARQAERLNLPDLPTTTIGSFPQTRALRRARANWRRGELSRPDYEQRMRAEVEHVIRLQETLGLDVLVHGEPERNDMVQYFAEQLAGFVSTRHGWVQSYGTRYVRPPVIVGDVSRPEPMTVAWTSYAQSLTDRPVKGMLTGPVTMLRWSFVRDDLPPAQTARQVALALRDEVADLEAAGTAVIQVDEPALREGLPLRASERDDYLRWATEAFRLATGGVRDDTQVHTHMCYAEFGEILAAVMDLDTDVISVEAARSHMSIAADLSGAGYPSGVGPGVYDIHSPRVPGREEITGLLLRALDHVPAGRLWVNPDCGLKTRDETEVKASLAHLVAAAKSLR
- the fgd gene encoding glucose-6-phosphate dehydrogenase (coenzyme-F420); the encoded protein is MRSRVKLGYKASAEQFAPGQLADFAVQAEDQGLDSVWISDHFQPWRHVDGHAPSALVWLPWVAARTQRVQLGTSVLTPTLRYNPAVIAQAFATLGCLAPGRAILGIGTGEALNETAVGVNFPETRERFARLREAVRLIKQLWSEERVTFEGEYYRLHDATVYDRPEQPVPIYIAGGGPGVTKYAGRAGDGYICTSGKGMGLYEETLLPALKEGLEASQRPFEAIDKTIEIKLSFDEDPAQALENTRFWAPLSLSADQKASVHDPVEMARLADELPIEQVAKRWIVASDPNEVVAAVKNYTDAGFTHLVFHAPGHDQERFLTQFTQDVVPLLRKI
- a CDS encoding amidohydrolase family protein; amino-acid sequence: MATTDDLRAAINRIRLVDHHVHSVVGENLTEDELEVALTEAYLPPARPATVFDSQLGFAVRNWCAPLLDLPAFASPAAYVARRTELGPDEVNRRFLTAAGASDLLVDIGYTGDRLIPDAELARLSDTRVRTLLRLESVAERWVSSDLEGLASLDALLRESASSAVGFKSVAAYRGGLRLPAEPPAAQDVETALRDWRDIVRTQDTPPRLTDRTIQRHLIWWALRDGRPLQFHTGFGDPDLLLRDSDPLALQDLLVRAADLGGPVVLLHTYPFVRQAGYLAAVLPHVYFDVGLTSNHIGTSAVTAVREALELAPFGKLLYSSDGIGLPELTFLGARQWRTATTAVLTENMREHGWPAGECLRVAELIGHGNARAIYGLD